From the genome of Verrucomicrobiia bacterium:
TCAGCCGTATCCCAGAAGTAGGAGGCCGTCACGAAACCTGTCATGGTGATGTCACCCAGCGCCTTCACCGAACCCGCACCGTCACCCTTGGCAACCAAACCTTCTTTCACAGCGAGGTCTTCCAAGGCTTCGAGGCGTTTCTTCAGGATGTCATTTTCCTTTTCCAGCTTTTCCAGGCGTTTGCTGCCTTCAGGAGCCGATTCAGCTTTCACGCTGAGTGTAGGGATCAAGGCGAGAACCGCCGCCGCTAAACACGCATTGAGAGTAGAACTCTTTAGTCGCTTGTATTTCATAGGTTGGTTTTTACTTGGCGTAAATCAGTTCGTGACGCACGAACCAGTGAAGCGCTCTTTAGCGTGGGTGATGCCAACCCTTAAGAAATCCCCGCCTTTCAAATGAAAGAAATTCATCCGCACACACCAAGCGCTTCATAACCAACCTAAAAACCTCGAATTTATTGGGAAATTTTCACGCGCATTAAAACATTAAGGATTCTAACGCATGGGTTTCATACCTCTCTTGAGAATGTAACATGATTGTAACACCCCTTTCCCTACCAAACGCTGCGTACACTCCTTACCCAACGTGAGCAAAAATCTACAACCCCTTTTCAACAGCCATCGTTAATCAAAACCACTTCCAACTTTGTTAGGGAAATATAGTGCCGCAATCACCTACAAACCTTCACACAACTCGGGAAATGTCAGTCACCTACGGAGAAACCTTTAATACTCGATAAAACCGTCGTTCCGTCCCCGAAGCATCCATTACCGTGATTTCTTGAGTGCTCGCCAAAACAGGGGTGTCTAAATTTAACCACGCACTCGAATCCAACGCAGTTTTATACTGTAATTGATAGCGTTGCCCGATCACTCCACTCCATTTGATCTGCCTCACATTGACATTCGCTTCTACTCTAACAGTAAATGGCACAAACACTTGTCGGAGCGTTTGATTATAACTGTCCGATACCACCAGATTTCCCTTCGCATCGAAAGCCAGCCCGTAAGGATTGAAATACTTCCCCGCCCCATTCACGCCATCCATCAAACCCGCCTGCCGCCCCCATCCGCTCACGGTGCTGACCATCCCATCCCGCGTAATCTTTCGCAGCACATGGTTACGCGAATCCGCCACATACAGATTCCCTGCGTGATCAAATGCCAACCCGGCCGGATTCCAGAATCGCGCTTGAAAGCCTAGCCCATCCGTCCAATCAGCCACACCCGTCTGCCCAGCTAATGTCGTCACCATTCCATTCGTTCCCAAGCAACGGATGACGTGATTGAACCCATCCGAGATGAACACGCGTCCATCTGCCGCTACCGCGACATCCACCGGCCCATTGAACTTCGCGCTCGCCGCCGCTCCATCCACTGCCCCCCAAACATCAGGCGTGCCTGCAGCCAACTCTACGATCCCGGTTGAAGTGATCTTTCGAATCGTGTGACTCCCGCTATCCGCCACCCACACATTTCCCGCCGCATCCCGCTTCAATCCCAACGGCGAATGAAACCGCGCCTGCGATAGAGGCCCATTCGTATTTCCCGGCGTTCCTGCCAAACCTGCATATGTCGTGACCGCACCGTTCATCGCCACACGACGCAAGATATGATTCCCCGTATCCGCCACGAGCAGCGCACCATCCCCTGCAATCGTCAGTCCGAAGGGCGTATCAAACTTCACTCCTGATCCGCTGCCATTCGCAAAGCCTGCCTGTCCCACCGTCCCCGCTAACAACGACACAGTCCCATCCATCGCCACCTTGCGGATAACATGATTTCGCGAATCCGCCACGAACAGATTCCCCTGCGCATCAAACACCAACCCCGCCGGATCATTGAACTTCGCCGCCGATAAAGGCCCATTCACATACCCAGGAGAACCGTCACCCGGATTCAGAGTCGTCACGGCATCCTGTGCTTGCAGCGAAACAGCCATCAGCAGAATCAACAAACAAACGGCATACAGATTCCCGCACACCCACACGCGTGATTTAAGAACACGGCGTACAAATGTTACCCCTCTCCCCTCAACGGGGAGAGGGCCGGGGTGAGAGGTGAGCGCGCCCACCTCATCACAACCGCCATGTCGCATCCATCTCATCATTATAATTCACTCCACACCAATCACCGTCCTCGCCGCATCAAACGCTCCGCCATAGGCTTCATCATCACCGGCTCAGGCTGCCGTTCCGCTGCCAACGTCGGCTTCACCTCTGCACCTGCCTTAGTCACCAGCTTGCCTTCGCGCATGTAAACATCTTCCACATAGTAAGGCTCACCCGTGCTGCGCGCGCCACCATCCTTCGGCGCATGTCGCAGGAACTTCATCATCTCTTCGTAATTGAACGGACGTGAACCGCGCCGACCAAACACTACCGTCTGGTTGCCCGATTCATCCACTACGCGATCCCGATCCAACCCTCGCGACACCGCAATCGCCGGTTCATGCGTGTGATACGTGGCGATGAGTTTTGGATTCGGTTTTGGGCTGAAGCCCATGTGTTGCGGCACGTTTTCCGGCGAGATCAGCTGGATGACGCGCAACCCGTTCTTCCCATCCGCCACCAGCGCGAACATCGAGGCATTCACCGACCCGATCTGCACCGCGCGCACATCGTTCAACTGCCCTTCCGCCGTGTAAGCCATTTCCAAGCGTGGCTTCGTAGGGTTCTCGATATCGATGATCGCCAAGCCCTCCGCTCCATTCGGCACATAAGCGTACGTCCGCGCCACATAGAGTCGCCCGGCTGATTTCATCGGCACCTGTGCGCCTGTCACCAGACTCGGCGTCACCGGATTCGTGATGTCCACCACCTTCAATCCCTCCGCATCCGTGATAAACGCGTAACGGAACTGCACCGCGATGGCCTTCGGCGAATTCAAGCCCGCCGTCAATTCCCCCACGAGCTTCGGCGCGCTCGGCTTGCTCACATCCACCACGAACAATCCCTTCTCGCTGACGACATACAGGTTATGTCCTGCCATGAAGCTATGCATCGCACCTGTAAGTTTACCGTCAGGATTGAACTTCGTCACATCGCTCTCGCGGAAGAAGTTATTGGAAGGGTTTCCATCTACCAACGTGCCCACGAACACGACCACCAAACCCTCTTCTTTATCCGTCACATACACCGAGCCATAACTCAGGCTGATCGGTTGCTCCTCATTCTCCGGCAGGCGTTCTCGCAAGGGATCGATACCCAGCGTGCTAGGCAAGGTCACAGAGGTTGCATACTTCGTGCGCACATAGGTCTTCTGTCCCAGCGGCGAAACCGGTGACGTCACGATGCGTTCGGAGAATCCCTTGTGATCGATGTTCGCCACATCAAACACCCCAAACCCGCCCGGCCCATTCGCCGTGTAGAGATATTCCCCGCGCAAGGTCAGATCGAGTATCTCGTGCGCGTGATGGTGATGCGCTTCTTTCAACTCACCTTTGTTTTTCTCCGTATGCGCCTTGAAGTTATCCGGATATGCCAGCCGTTGCAGGTTGCTGCCGATGGCCGCTTGCGGTTCCTCTTGCTCCGTCCACACCACTGCGTGCAAGCCGTCCTTGCCCGCACCGACATACGCATAGCGACCGAAGAAATTCACCGTGCCCGTGCCGAAGCCGAGCAACTGCGTCATGATCGCGTTGTTGTCATTATCCTTCGCCACGTGACAGTCCGTGCAATTCTTCGTCGTGCCCACACCGCTCGTTGTGTGTGGGAAATGCGGATTGAATGCCTGCCCGCTGTAGCCTTCCGCCGACACGGTTTGCTGCTGCGAATAGATCCACTCACGATTCTGGTTCTGTGAACCGACGACCACCGCACTCGATGACCGTAACACGGCCATGCGATTGCT
Proteins encoded in this window:
- a CDS encoding NHL repeat-containing protein; amino-acid sequence: MAVSLQAQDAVTTLNPGDGSPGYVNGPLSAAKFNDPAGLVFDAQGNLFVADSRNHVIRKVAMDGTVSLLAGTVGQAGFANGSGSGVKFDTPFGLTIAGDGALLVADTGNHILRRVAMNGAVTTYAGLAGTPGNTNGPLSQARFHSPLGLKRDAAGNVWVADSGSHTIRKITSTGIVELAAGTPDVWGAVDGAAASAKFNGPVDVAVAADGRVFISDGFNHVIRCLGTNGMVTTLAGQTGVADWTDGLGFQARFWNPAGLAFDHAGNLYVADSRNHVLRKITRDGMVSTVSGWGRQAGLMDGVNGAGKYFNPYGLAFDAKGNLVVSDSYNQTLRQVFVPFTVRVEANVNVRQIKWSGVIGQRYQLQYKTALDSSAWLNLDTPVLASTQEITVMDASGTERRFYRVLKVSP